The Carbonactinospora thermoautotrophica sequence CGGAGACGCGGCCGCAGGCTGAGCCGCCGGAGCCGGGGTCGGGGCCGGCTCGGGGTCAACCGGAGCCGGGACTGGTTCGATGGCGGGGGTTTCGGCCGGGGGCACCTCGCGGTCTGCGGGGGCGCGCTCGACGACGACCCGCGCTGGCTCCGGGTCGGGGTCGGCGGGCTGGCGGGTGCCGCGTCGTTCGATGAGGGAGACGGCGATGAGGAACGCGCCGGCCGGGACGGCGGCGACGACCTTGCCCCAGGGGCCGGGGCCGGCCTGTTCCAGGTTCGCCGCCAGCGACAGGCCGATGCTGGCCACGAGGACGACCAGTGGCCAGGAGAGGCGCAGCCGGTTGCGGGGTGTACGGCCGAGTTTTTTGTCCCGGCGGATCTCCCGGCCGGCCATGACCGCCATCAGGTCGATGCAGATCGCCACCGCCCAGGCCATCCACCCGTCCTGGCCGTGCTCGGCGGCGGTGGTCTTGATGTGGGTGAACGAGCCGGCCCCAGCGATGCCGGCCAGCGCGACCAGCGGCCCGACGTCGACCACGGCCGCGAGCAGGCGGCGAACCCGCGACATGGGGAGCCTCCTTCCGGTTTTGGGCATGAGTCGGGTAGGGACCTGGCGCGATGAGGGCTCGCGCCGAGCCATCGGGAGTTGGGGTGTGGAGCCTTAGGCAGCTTCGGCCGGGGGACCCTCGAAGCCAGCGGGCAGCGCGGGCGGGGTGTCGGCGGGGGTCAACGCGCGGCCGGGGGCGTATTCGGCCGCCAGGGCGCGGATGTCCTCGTCGGTGAGGTAGGCGGCCCGGACCCGGAAGGGTTCGCGGACCCCGTCGAGCTTGACGTAGCCGACACCAGGGAGCGCGTGGGGGATGCGGTCGCAGTACGCGCCCCGGTCCCGCGCGCCGTCGCCGAGCACCATGTCCACTTGGGTGGGCTCGTCCAGGCGCAGTGCGACCCGGGTGGGGAACAGGTTCCGGTAGGGGATCACGTCCTTGGACGGGTCCTGCAACGCGCCCACCACCGTGTACCCGACCGCCCGGCCCTTGGTCAGCAAGTGACCCAGCGCGTCATCGATGCGCACCGCGACCCGGCGGTCCCCCACCAGGGCGGTGAGGCTGGCCAGCTCGTCGATGATGATCAGCCGGAACGGGTCGCCGGGGGTGGGGGTGTGCTGGCGGGTCTTGCCCTTCAACCGGGCCGCCCGAGCGTTCATCCCCTCAACGGCCTGTTCCAGCAGGTCCGCGAAGTCGGCGGGGTCGGTGTCGGCGAAGCGGGTGAACAGCGGCTCCCCGAAGGACAGTTCCATCCCGCCCTTGGGGTCGATCACCCACAGCTCGACCAGCCCGGAGCGAATCGCGGGAGCCAGGCCCCGGATCAGCGACCACAGCACCGAGCCCTTGCCCGCGCCGGTCGCGCCCGCGATCAGCACATGCGTGCCCAGCAGCCGCAGCCGCCACAGCTCCCCGTCTTCTCGACGCCCGACCGGCACGCCGCGCAGGTCCACCACGCGCGGGACCGGCAACGGCGGAACCGTCTCCCGCAGCGGGTCCCGGCGTAGCAGGTCCACCCACACCTCACCCGGGCGGGACACCCGGACCCGGCAGTCCTCGGCCTTGACCGCGTGGGCCAGCGCCTCCGCCGCCTGCTCGAAGTCCGCCGGGGCGAGCCCGGTGGGGATGCCCACCCGCAGCCGATCCACCGCCCCGGTGCAACGGACCTCCCGCAACGCGGCCAGCTCCTCGGTCCCGTCATCGCGCACGAACAGCCCATGGCGGGACATCAGCCGCCGCCACCGGGGGGCGTACACCACCCAGCGCCGCCACACCGACCGCGCCCCGTCCGCGAGGCGGCGGGTGAACCGGTCACGGGCCACCACCAGCAGCACCGCGACCGGCACCCCCACCCCCACCACGCCGGCCACCGCCAGGCCGGGCAGGCCCCACCGCGCCCACACGGCCAGGCCCACCGTTAGGACCACGGTCTTGGCCGGGTTGCGGACCGCCCACCACGCCACCCGGCCGGCGAGCCGGAGCGTCTTCCAGGTCAACCACAGCCAGGTAACCGCCAGCAGGACCGGCCAGCCGACCTCGACGTCGAGCACCGGGCCGACCCGCACACGCTTCGATGCCATACTGAAAGTCCTTCCTAGGAGATCGCGCACCCTGGGGAGGGATCAGAGGGGCAGCCGATGGCGGTCGGACTGCCCCTCACCCGTTGCCCGGCTAGCCCGCCCGGGACAGCCGCTTGTGCACCACCAGCAGGGTCATCAACAGCGCGTCCACCGCCCGGGCCGCCTGCACCGCCACATACTCCAGCTCCGGATCAGGCACCCCCACCAGCGCCCGCGCCAGACCCTGCAAACACTCATGGGCCTGTTCGACGTCCTTCACATACCGGCGCAGCTCCTCAGCCACCCCCACCCCGGAGAGCACCCCCAGAGCCTGCGCCCACCGCATGACGTCCTGATCCCTCACCACCGTCCACCCCTCTCACGACCACCGGACCGTGCCGCCACCCCCACCGGCGCGGCCTTCTTCAGCACCGTCATCACGTACATGGGCAGCTCACCGAGCCGGCCGTGCACCTCGTAGTGGCAGTACTCCCCGTTCGGCTCGACCCGCACCACCGGGTCCGCCAGGATCGCCGAGGCCAGCTCCCACGTCGCGGCCACCGCGTCCACGTCGTCATCCTTGCTCGACACCTGCACATAGGCCTCCCACGAGGTGACGTGCACCGTGACCAGCCCCGGCAGGTTCTCCCGCGCCGCCAACGCCTCACGCAGCGCGTCCAGGCCAGCCAACACCGCAGCCGACATCACGCCGCCCCCTTCACACTCGCGGCCAGCGGCGTGACCGACGCCGCGCGGAAGGCGATCCCGTGCCGCAGCTCACCGGTCCGCGGGTCCTTGGTCTCCCAGCCGAACGCCTCCAGGCCCTCCACCCGCACCGGCATGCCGGCCCGGAACACCGGCGGCTCACTCGCAGCGACGGTGACCTTGACCTGCTCGCCCTCGTCATCGCGGATCGCCATCAGCACGACCGTGTACAAGGTCCGGCCATCCTCGGTCACCCGCACCTCACCGGTCCTCGGGTCCTTGATCTTCGGCTTCGCGCCACCCATCGCCACGAACGTCATCGCCGACGTATCCACCGGGATGTACCTCACTGCAACTCCTCTCGGTTTGGACCTCTAGAGGTTTCTAGTGAAGCACGAACCTCTAGAGGTTCGCAAGTAACCTCTAGAGGTTTTACCGAGGCATTAAAGAACCCCTCCGTCCGGAGCCGGAGGGGTCAGAGGGGCAGCGGGTCAGCTATCGAACTCGTAGCGAAGGACGTACGCCCATGCGTCGAGCGTCATCTCGTTGACCTCGACGGCGCGGCCATCCTCCGTGTACGCGGTCCGCACGATCACTACGACCGGCGTCCCAGGATGGAGCCGCAAACGTTCGGCTTCCTCCGGTCGAGGCATGCGCGCCCGGATGTCCTCACGGAAATGCTTCGGCTCGTGACCGAGATCCTTGAGGCGTGCATAGATGCCGCCTTCCCCGGTGTCGACTTCCATAATCCGGGAGCCAGCCACGAGATCAGCCGGCAGGTAAGACGTCGCGAGCATCACCGGCTTGTCCTCAACCACGTATCGGCGCGACCGCACGCATACGCGCGCAGGAGGGTCAAGCTCCAGGATCCTGGCAACCCAGGTCGGGGCGTCTTCGACGGTGACAGTGACGTCCTCGGTCTTCGGACGACCGTCGAGGTCGATCTCCCAGATCGAGCGGCCGGACCCCCACTGCCGGGCGGACAACCGCTTGATGCCGTCGCGGAGCAGCGGCCTGAACTCGCGCACGAAGGTGCCCCCGCGTGCCCCCTGCTTCGCGAACACCAAGCCTTCAGCCTTCAGGACGGCCAGCGCCTTACGGGCAGTCTCGCGTGCCACGTTGTACTTGGCCATCAACTCGTCTTCGCCCGGAACCCGAGCACCGGGGCCTAGCTCGCCAGAGTCGATAGCCGCCCGCAACTCAGCCGCGATCCGCTCGTAGATCGCCGGATCGTTCCTATGCGTAGCAGCCATCAGACCTCCCAAACCTCTAGAGGCCCACAGTACCCGGTTGCGGCCACGAGAAACACACTCGGAGGAGCTGCACGCCAGATGCACCAGGGGAGCTGTTCAAACTTTCTCTACGGGATCAAGCCGGCCCGCAAGCGGGCCGGAGGCGGGCGGCCGGGGCGCGCTGTGCGCCCGGCCCGCGCCGCTCGCGCCGGGCGTGCGGCCTGCCCGGCCGGTCCCGGCGCGGCGTCGCGGACCGGCCCGGCCGCCCGCCACACAGACAGCAGGCCGGTTGCCCGCCGCACGAACGGTGACCGTCGCCGCCCACCCGACAGGCGATCTTCGGGGCCGTCGCCTGCGCGTCAAGGCCAAGCCGCTCGAGCAACGCTCGAGCGGTCGGCCTCGCGGCCGAGCCTTGACGCTCCGGCTCTGGCCCTACGATGCGGCACCTGTCGGGTGGGCGGCTCAGAGTGGCTACGGCTCGCGTCCGATTTGCGAAGCTTGTTCTATCGGGTGTGCGGGTACGGCGGCCCTGTTGTCGAGGCCGAGCACAACCGGGCAGACTGCCCCGTGTGCAGCGACACGCCGACCCCTGATGCACGACCGGAGGTTCACTGCACATCCGGGCACGACCTGGCCCGGTGGACACGTCCCCATCTGCGGCTTTACCCTCGGGTCCACAACCGCCCGACAGGGCATAGAAACCTGTGGACTTGGCCGACTTGGGGCGCTTGTGGGAGTCCACAACCGCCCGACAGGGCATAGAAACGCACGGATCCGCTCGCGGTCCATCGTGGTGGTGCCCCGTCCACAACCGCCCGACAGGGCATAGAGGGGCGAGGCCGCCGGCCGGCCTCCCCCTCGGCTTCTTCCCCACGCACGTGGGGGTGAGCGACTGACACCAGCCCCGACACCAACGAGGGCGGATCCGGCTACACGGTGGCGGATCTCGGCGGAACCGAGATCCGCAGGTGAGAAGGCCGGGCACCCGAACGCGCGGGCTCGGCAGGCAAGGGGTCAGGGGTTCAAGTCCCCTCAGCTCCACAAGCTCGGTGGGCCACCGGAGATCTCCGGTGGCCCGCTGGCATATCAGGGGCATCGCCGGTACCGGCGCGCGGAGCGGCTGGGGGAAAGCGCCATCCGGGCGTGGGCGGTGAAGCGTCCCTGGTACCGGGTCGTCGCCGGAGGGCTGTCTCGTGATCCTGGCGGGGTCGCGGGAACGACAGTCGCCCATGATCTGTGATCTTCATCGGTCCTGGTGGAGCCCCTGAGCAATCGGAAGACCGAAGCTGAGGATGGCCTAAGCCTTGGTGCGGCGGTCCGCTTCGGAAGGGTGTCCGCCTGGGCTGCACCGAGTTGTCGAAATCCGCTGGTGCTCGCACGTCGTCGCGGGAAACTCGGCACGCACCAGAACGCCAGGGATGTCAAGACCGCTTACGCCAAATGGCTGCTCGACGTGGAGAACCGAGCGTTCGCGGGTTGCGCCGAGCGGGTCAACCATCGTTCCGAAATCGGTACTGGACGCGCATCCACTTTGCGTCGGCTTCCGAAAAGAAGGCATCTCGGCCGCATGAAAATAATATGAATACCTCTTAAGGATTTCTGTCGTTCTCGCAGGTGGGGGTGCATCGGTTTGATCATGGATTTTTAATGGCGTCCATTAGGGTGAGGATGGGTGCTTTTTGTCGGGTGCGGTGTTAGCTTGCTAATGCCAGGCCCGCTTATTCGGTGGGGCTTGGGACACTCTCGTATTTACTCCAGAAGAAGGAGTGGCAGCATGCGTAAGATCAGGAATTCGGTCGCGCTGGTTCTGATTGCGGGCAGCATGCTGGTCGCCGGTGCCGGCACCGCGGCCGCTGTCAACGACAACAACGCGGCCTCCGCTGCGAACGTGTGCCACAACGCGACCAACAGTGGGGTTCTCAACATCCTGAACAACGTCGACGCCAACGTCGCCGTCATCGGCACGGTCGCGGACAACGACCCCTGCGCCGCCGCTGCCGCCATCGACGACCGGGACCTCTCCGGCGGTAAGGGTCACTGAGGCAACGTGTTCTGCGTCGGTCGCGGTTGCCGGTGACGGCACACCGGACCGGTCGTCGAGGGGCTCCGGGCGCTACCCGGGGCCCCTCTTCTTATGAAGAACGGTAAATTAACGGCGCATCGATTTGATCACGAATTTTGATGGCGTCCATTAGGGTGAGAATGAGTGCTTTTTGTTGGGTGCGGTGTTAGCTTGCTAATGCCAGGCCCGCTTATTCGGTGGGGCTTGGGACACTCTCGTATTTACTCCGGAAGAAGGAGTGGCAGCATGCGTAAGATCAGGAATTCGGTCGCGCTGGTTCTGATTGCGGGCAGCATGCTGGTTGCCGGTGCTGGCACCGCGGCCGCTAGTGACGACGAGAACGTGGCCTTCGCTTCGAATGTGTGCCACAACCAGTCCAACGAAGGCATCCTGAACATCCTGAACAACGTCGACGCCAACGTCGCCATCCTCGGTACGGTCGAGGACAACGACCCCTGCGTCTCCACCGCCATCGTGGATGACGAGGACAACGACAAGGGCAAGAAGGACAAGGGCAAGAAGGGCAAGCACGACCACAAGGAAAAGAACAACAAGGGTAAGCACGGCCACGGGGACGACAAGTAAGTCAGGTCTGTCGTGCGTGTCGATCACGATCGCCGGTGACGGCACACCGGACCGGTCGTCGAGGGGCTCCGGGCGCCACTCGGGGTCCCTCGTTCATTCCCGTGAACGAGCGAAGTAACCGGGACTGCTTTCCCCTATGGACCGTCGGGATGAATGCGAGCGCGGCCGCGCACGGCGGGATTCTTCTGGGTGAGGCCGGCGCAGACGCGTCATCCGCCCGCGGCCAGCAGAACCCTGCCGGTGGTCCCCTGACCGGGGCCCGGCTGGTTTTCCGCTGTTCTCGGGCCACGTGTCTGATGCGGGACTGAGCGGCGGGGGCTGATCGTTGACAGCTCGTTCCCAGGTCATGCCCGACGCCTTCGACCCCGGATCCTTGGTGATCAAGGGCCGTGCCGTGGAAGGCGATCACACCTGTGGTTGGAGATCCCGAGGTGCCCGGCCCGTCCTGGGCTGACGGCGGCCGAGACGTGCCGCCGGATCTCAGCCGGGATGTTCTCCGGCACCGGCGCCGGCCGTGCCCAGGGCCGGGAGGGGTTGGCGCCGCGCTTCCCCGGTCGGGTTCGCCCCGGACACCGGGCGGCAGGCCAGCAAGACCGTCCCGCCGCGCGCACCCGGTGAGCAGCAGCGAGGTGACCCGCTGCCGCGATTGGCGGATCACCGTCGGCAGGCAGCCTGGCGGGCACGGCCCTGCACGTCCGAACGTCGGCATCGTCCGCGTCTACTCGGCCACGAACTGCCATGCGAACTCCTGCTCAGACCCAAGGGCACCCACCACAGCAACGGCGTGCCCCGCGGACGCCCGAAGACGAAGAGTCACTGATGTCCTGCTAAAGGCTGTCACGTAACTGGTCTTCTGGGTTGCGTGCGATGCTGGCCGGCGCCTGCTCTGATCAACCAGTGAGGGCGAGGTTGTGCAGGAAGGCGATGCCGGCGGCGGTGTCGCGCAGGGTATGGGCCTTGCGCCGGTAATCGCGCAGGATCTTCCAACACTTCATCCTCGCCAGGGTGTGCTCGATCCGAGCCCGGACGCTGCGATGGACCGCGTTGAGCTCCTCCTGCCACTCCGGCAGGGGCGTGCCGTCCCGGGGCCTACGGTAGGGGATGATCACGCCCGGGTTGCCCTGATAGCCCCCGTCGGCCATGACAGGCCTGCCAGCCAGGACCTGGTCAATGCCGGACTCGCGGTAGGCCCGGCAGTCGTTGCGGTTGCCCGGCTGGGGGTCCCCGACGGCGACGACCAGGCGGGTGTCGGCGTCGATCGCGACCTGGAGGTTGGTCGAGTACCGGTAGTTCTTGCTGCGCTCCGCCAGGCGGCGATCCCGGGTGGGCACCAGGGTGCCGTCCACGATGCACACCTGATCGACGCTGCGGCGCCGGGCCGGGGCCAGGGCCAGCAGCGGCCCCACCGTCTCCACGACCCGGTGCGCCGCGGCATGGGAGATCCCGAACAGCGGGCCGACCTGCCGCAACGTCAGGTTCGTGCGCCAGTACACCGCGACCAGCAACACCCGATCCGCCAGACACAATCGCCACGGCCGGCAGGCGCGACCGTCGGCGATCCTGTCCCCGCCCCGCTCGGCCACGGTACGCACCAGCTTGCGGAACTGCCGGGGTGTCAACCCGGTGAACGGAGTGATCCACCCCGCCTGAGCAGCAGAGATCACCTGACCCATACCCCGACCAACGGCCGACACCGCCCCGAGTTACGAGACAACCTTTAACAACGGTGTCACGCGTCTTCCCGGGCCGCACAAGATCAATAGGACCTCCGACAGATCACAATTCACCAGTCGCTAACGGGCGCAGATTCGCCGTCGCCTTCGAGATGCTCCGCGTGGCGTGTCCGAGAGGGGGGAGCGGATGCCGCCGTGGGTGCTGTTCGACACCGGTTGAGGCCGAGGCTGCCCTGTCGCCGGCTATGTCCGCGGAGATCGTGAAAAGGTTGGGAGATCGTTTTTCTCCGGTCACGCCCGGAAGATCTTCACTGCTTCTGATCCACTTCAGCGGATGCGCGCCGTGATCGTGGATCTCGCTCGCCGAGTATGCGCAGATGGATCGAAAGTGAGCCGCATCACTTCACACGACATCTTTCGCCTGTGGTTCTGATGTGCCACGGGCGGCCTCCGTAGGAGGTCGCCCGGATGTTCGCCGGGCGAGTGACGGCCGTGCGGTCCGGCCAGAATCCCAGGAAACAGCGTCGGGCAGGTATACGCATTCGACCGCGTGGATCACGAAAAAGAAGTACACCATCACCGCGCGAAAAGCGAAAATAGTATGAGCGAATTTTAAGGATCTTTATGATTTCGCAGATGACGGCACAGCAATTTGATCGCGAATTGGATGTGATCCATTAGTAATGGCCGCCATTAGGGTGAGGATGGGTGCTTTTTTCTTGTTCGTTGTTAACGTGCTGATGCCGGGTCAGTCCGAAGGACTCGGCCTGGGAAATAGTCACATTTCTTGCAGAAGGAGTGGCAGCGTGCGTAAGACCGTTAATTCCCTCGCGATGGCTCTGCTGGCGGGTAGCATGCTGATCGGCGGTGCCGGTGTCGCGAGCGCGAGCGACGCTGGCTTCGACGAGGACGAGCAGACCATCACCCAGTCCAGCTCCAACGCGTGCGGCAACGACGTCGCGACTTCGGAGATCTGGGTCATCGGCGACGGTAAGGCCGAGGCCGTCGTCACCGGTTCGGCCAGCGACGACACGTCTTGCTCCAACAGCAGCAGCGCCTCCAACGAGGACAACGACGACGTCGACATCGACATCAACAAGGGCAAGAAGCACGACAAGAAGCACGACGACAAGAAGCACGACGACAAGAAGCAGGACGACAAGAAGCACGACGGCAAGAA is a genomic window containing:
- a CDS encoding transposase family protein; translation: MGQVISAAQAGWITPFTGLTPRQFRKLVRTVAERGGDRIADGRACRPWRLCLADRVLLVAVYWRTNLTLRQVGPLFGISHAAAHRVVETVGPLLALAPARRRSVDQVCIVDGTLVPTRDRRLAERSKNYRYSTNLQVAIDADTRLVVAVGDPQPGNRNDCRAYRESGIDQVLAGRPVMADGGYQGNPGVIIPYRRPRDGTPLPEWQEELNAVHRSVRARIEHTLARMKCWKILRDYRRKAHTLRDTAAGIAFLHNLALTG
- a CDS encoding GntR family transcriptional regulator, which produces MAATHRNDPAIYERIAAELRAAIDSGELGPGARVPGEDELMAKYNVARETARKALAVLKAEGLVFAKQGARGGTFVREFRPLLRDGIKRLSARQWGSGRSIWEIDLDGRPKTEDVTVTVEDAPTWVARILELDPPARVCVRSRRYVVEDKPVMLATSYLPADLVAGSRIMEVDTGEGGIYARLKDLGHEPKHFREDIRARMPRPEEAERLRLHPGTPVVVIVRTAYTEDGRAVEVNEMTLDAWAYVLRYEFDS
- a CDS encoding FtsK/SpoIIIE domain-containing protein; the protein is MASKRVRVGPVLDVEVGWPVLLAVTWLWLTWKTLRLAGRVAWWAVRNPAKTVVLTVGLAVWARWGLPGLAVAGVVGVGVPVAVLLVVARDRFTRRLADGARSVWRRWVVYAPRWRRLMSRHGLFVRDDGTEELAALREVRCTGAVDRLRVGIPTGLAPADFEQAAEALAHAVKAEDCRVRVSRPGEVWVDLLRRDPLRETVPPLPVPRVVDLRGVPVGRREDGELWRLRLLGTHVLIAGATGAGKGSVLWSLIRGLAPAIRSGLVELWVIDPKGGMELSFGEPLFTRFADTDPADFADLLEQAVEGMNARAARLKGKTRQHTPTPGDPFRLIIIDELASLTALVGDRRVAVRIDDALGHLLTKGRAVGYTVVGALQDPSKDVIPYRNLFPTRVALRLDEPTQVDMVLGDGARDRGAYCDRIPHALPGVGYVKLDGVREPFRVRAAYLTDEDIRALAAEYAPGRALTPADTPPALPAGFEGPPAEAA
- a CDS encoding SCO3933 family regulatory protein, translating into MRYIPVDTSAMTFVAMGGAKPKIKDPRTGEVRVTEDGRTLYTVVLMAIRDDEGEQVKVTVAASEPPVFRAGMPVRVEGLEAFGWETKDPRTGELRHGIAFRAASVTPLAASVKGAA
- a CDS encoding DUF2637 domain-containing protein, yielding MSRVRRLLAAVVDVGPLVALAGIAGAGSFTHIKTTAAEHGQDGWMAWAVAICIDLMAVMAGREIRRDKKLGRTPRNRLRLSWPLVVLVASIGLSLAANLEQAGPGPWGKVVAAVPAGAFLIAVSLIERRGTRQPADPDPEPARVVVERAPADREVPPAETPAIEPVPAPVDPEPAPTPAPAAQPAAASPAPAEGPAAHPLLAFARRVAEEHRARHGTDITPAALGVRLRVSSTVAADLLRQLGTPAPQTA